In one window of Megalopta genalis isolate 19385.01 chromosome 4, iyMegGena1_principal, whole genome shotgun sequence DNA:
- the LOC117218454 gene encoding uncharacterized protein LOC117218454, giving the protein MGIKHLNMKVFLVTVFLALIATTYAGYISSGWSGGGGGGGWSGGGGGGGWKLGGGGGGWSGGGGGWNGGGGSGGGGKIIKVITVSGGGGGWPSGGGGGGWSGGGGGGWPSGGGGGWKLGGGGGGWNGGGGGWSGGGGSGWW; this is encoded by the exons ATGGGCATCAAACACCTCAACATGAAG GTGTTCCTCGTTACCGTCTTCCTGGCGCTCATAGCCACCACCTATG CCGGTTACATAAGCAGCGGCTGGTCCGGTGGCGGTGGAGGTGGTGGCTGgtccggcggcggcggtggcggcggctggAAGTTGGGAGGCGGTGGAGGGGGATGGTCCGGAGGTGGTGGCGGCTGGAACGGCGGCGGCGGTAGCGGCGGTGGCGGAAAGATCATCAAGGTGATCACCGTTAGCGGCGGAGGCGGTGGATGGCCcagcggtggcggcggcggcggatggTCCGGTGGGGGAGGCGGTGGATGGCCCAGCGGCGGCGGAGGAGGATGGAAACTCGGAGGCGGCGGTGGCGGATGGAACGGCGGCGGTGGTGGATGGAGCGGCGGCGGTGGAAGTG GCTGGTGGTAA